In one window of Zhihengliuella sp. ISTPL4 DNA:
- a CDS encoding helix-turn-helix domain-containing protein, whose protein sequence is MEAISIAEAVGRFLRSYRRTHGLTMDSVATAGREFGATWSLSSVQAIEAGKAAPTLPTLLTLALVLGRLSGEPVRLADLVSEADLVDRPFVGRPDQPVRRTWLERVLSGVPVELHGVDFVHVADQGEGNESDEIEVAAMAPKGALNSRQRREQVDALWDAMNQPPDADPVPSSVPKRYSLAESRAAKKLGVQPLLLQQHAAKLWGHSLEVEALHRAGEDSTPQGRGRVTRILVDEIRASIEGDD, encoded by the coding sequence ATGGAAGCAATATCGATCGCGGAAGCTGTAGGAAGATTCCTCCGCAGTTACCGTCGAACGCACGGTCTCACCATGGACTCCGTCGCCACCGCCGGGCGTGAGTTCGGCGCGACATGGAGTCTGTCAAGCGTGCAGGCCATCGAAGCGGGTAAGGCAGCACCCACGCTCCCGACCCTGCTGACCTTGGCGCTGGTCCTGGGACGTCTTTCTGGCGAGCCTGTTCGGCTGGCGGATCTGGTGAGCGAGGCAGACCTCGTCGATCGACCATTTGTAGGACGCCCTGACCAACCCGTGCGGCGCACCTGGCTCGAAAGGGTTCTGTCCGGCGTGCCAGTCGAACTGCATGGCGTCGACTTTGTGCACGTAGCGGACCAGGGTGAGGGGAACGAGAGCGATGAGATAGAGGTCGCGGCGATGGCGCCCAAGGGCGCACTCAACTCTCGACAGCGGCGTGAGCAGGTCGATGCATTGTGGGATGCCATGAACCAGCCTCCTGACGCTGATCCCGTCCCGAGCTCGGTCCCAAAGCGGTACAGCCTCGCCGAGTCACGAGCGGCGAAGAAGCTCGGCGTGCAGCCGCTGCTACTTCAGCAGCACGCAGCGAAACTCTGGGGTCATTCGCTCGAGGTGGAGGCCCTGCATCGTGCTGGTGAAGACAGCACGCCGCAGGGACGCGGGCGCGTGACCCGCATCCTGGTCGACGAGATCCGCGCATCCATCGAAGGCGACGACTGA
- a CDS encoding helix-turn-helix transcriptional regulator, with the protein MTHPKNTLLDAKDLSAQIGMSVSTIYRKRSLGEPLPRALKIGSAVRWRQTEVDLWLEGQLEQAV; encoded by the coding sequence ATGACTCACCCCAAGAACACCCTTCTCGACGCAAAGGACCTTTCCGCTCAGATCGGCATGTCGGTTTCGACGATCTACCGCAAGCGTTCGCTTGGTGAGCCCTTGCCACGCGCCCTGAAGATCGGCAGCGCGGTGAGGTGGAGACAGACCGAGGTCGACCTCTGGCTTGAGGGCCAGCTTGAGCAAGCGGTGTGA
- a CDS encoding phage/plasmid primase, P4 family, whose protein sequence is MTVAFDDAQPDADDSPLTSDDSITTIDYDRSYSSDDAPRTAVGSIPQTWGRAQRIRHVTEEYLDELSGYALGELPPALDANSALLARTTEACVVSVTKDDKARPIYVAGGRPTSLTAWQIAMLTARWNRIRRIAHAGLADKSRDELRVYQVSGADKGLFVADESQLRLLVRAFDQDINDTKMREVIGHIYDSALRVEKNSDPDAIPCKSRVFDFRTKTQREYDPERDVFTSKLAVDCPLSEPQEPTRTIAGSGEWTFSSWLLGLFEGLPDAEEVAHTVWEIISAAARPGVRWGKAAFFHSVRGNSGKGTLLEMIENLFGVGSPACCSIPLDQWGGPGNEFKLEPLLNAIVVLVDENNVGEHLPFLAALKAAVTGDRLSINRKNQKVIMIRFRGLIIQCVNALPNTKDKSGSFSRRQLFVPFQKSFTGAEVPEIKNEFLRDPEVLEFVLWRALHMSHYTLSEPTSCRALLEDAKTRNDLVHEFWQEVRKLFVWDLLPFAFLYQLFEAWRERENAGSRPLNKQTFIDRLLEAVHDDDLWICEDRTKVINAARKMDGNEPLLREYDVPSDAWNMTASTYKGIRLRDQKLPNDPTELAALRDADINDWHRSAFDDDGVEDKSHVADHASHRRAGQPCPCQQQQWYKPEPRLTAAVRRSQRIDAALAHAVPPLVA, encoded by the coding sequence ATGACAGTAGCGTTTGATGACGCCCAGCCCGATGCTGATGATTCGCCCCTCACGAGCGACGACTCGATCACGACCATCGATTACGACCGGTCGTACAGCTCTGATGACGCACCGCGGACCGCAGTTGGCTCCATTCCGCAGACGTGGGGCCGGGCTCAGCGGATCCGGCATGTCACCGAGGAGTATCTCGACGAGCTCAGCGGTTACGCCCTCGGCGAGTTGCCGCCGGCACTCGATGCGAACTCCGCACTTCTCGCAAGAACTACCGAAGCGTGTGTTGTGTCGGTGACGAAGGACGATAAGGCTCGCCCGATCTATGTCGCCGGTGGCCGGCCTACCAGCCTCACCGCTTGGCAGATCGCGATGCTCACCGCACGGTGGAATCGAATCCGACGAATCGCCCATGCGGGCCTGGCCGACAAGTCGCGGGATGAGCTTCGCGTGTATCAGGTCTCGGGCGCAGACAAGGGCCTCTTCGTCGCCGACGAGTCGCAGCTCCGATTGCTCGTGCGGGCATTCGATCAGGACATCAATGACACAAAGATGAGGGAGGTCATCGGCCACATCTACGACAGCGCACTTCGCGTGGAGAAGAACTCCGATCCAGACGCCATCCCGTGCAAGTCTCGCGTGTTTGATTTCCGCACCAAGACGCAGCGTGAGTACGACCCCGAGCGGGACGTCTTCACCTCCAAGCTCGCGGTCGACTGCCCCTTGAGCGAACCACAGGAGCCCACTCGCACGATTGCCGGCTCCGGCGAGTGGACATTCTCTAGCTGGCTGCTGGGTCTGTTTGAAGGGCTCCCCGACGCCGAGGAAGTGGCGCACACCGTCTGGGAGATCATCAGCGCGGCCGCGCGGCCGGGAGTTCGCTGGGGCAAAGCAGCGTTCTTCCACAGCGTCCGTGGGAACTCCGGCAAAGGAACGCTGCTGGAGATGATCGAGAACCTCTTTGGAGTTGGCTCCCCTGCATGCTGCTCAATTCCGCTGGACCAATGGGGCGGGCCCGGCAACGAGTTCAAGCTCGAGCCCCTACTGAACGCCATCGTTGTCTTGGTCGACGAAAACAACGTCGGCGAGCATCTTCCCTTCTTGGCAGCGCTCAAAGCCGCAGTGACCGGCGACCGCCTGTCGATCAACCGCAAGAACCAGAAGGTGATCATGATTCGTTTCCGCGGACTCATCATCCAGTGCGTCAACGCGCTACCCAACACGAAGGACAAGTCAGGGTCGTTCTCACGTAGACAGCTGTTCGTCCCCTTCCAGAAGAGCTTCACGGGCGCCGAGGTCCCGGAGATCAAGAACGAGTTTCTTCGCGACCCCGAAGTCCTCGAGTTCGTGCTCTGGCGCGCGCTTCACATGTCGCACTACACCCTCTCGGAACCCACGTCTTGCCGGGCACTGCTCGAAGACGCGAAAACCCGAAACGACTTGGTTCACGAATTCTGGCAAGAGGTTCGCAAGCTGTTCGTGTGGGATCTCCTCCCGTTCGCCTTCTTGTATCAGCTCTTCGAGGCATGGCGAGAGCGGGAAAACGCTGGCAGCCGTCCCCTCAACAAGCAGACGTTCATCGACCGCCTCCTCGAGGCAGTCCACGATGATGACCTTTGGATCTGCGAGGACAGGACGAAGGTGATCAACGCAGCCAGGAAGATGGACGGAAACGAGCCCCTACTGAGGGAGTACGACGTGCCTAGCGACGCCTGGAATATGACCGCATCCACGTACAAGGGCATCCGGCTCCGCGACCAGAAACTACCGAACGACCCCACCGAACTGGCGGCACTCCGGGACGCGGACATCAACGATTGGCATCGCAGCGCGTTCGACGATGACGGCGTCGAGGATAAGAGCCACGTCGCAGATCATGCGAGTCACCGGCGAGCTGGCCAACCCTGTCCCTGCCAGCAGCAACAGTGGTACAAGCCCGAACCTCGGTTGACTGCGGCCGTGAGGCGCTCCCAGCGGATCGATGCCGCCCTGGCACATGCTGTGCCCCCGCTCGTCGCCTGA
- a CDS encoding metallophosphoesterase family protein, with amino-acid sequence MPAEHRLKEGAILKSEAQSFDLADERVWLVGDLHGNARWIQTLFPAMRRLDPTIRTILQLGDYGFDHDGRGTHAVDFWARKTGIERVLVTLGNHEAWDRIAPAQARAPGRAIRVSEVVWLLPRPFRMTIADRKVLSLGGASSVDKAIRTPGKDWFEEELITQAMETRAILGGRADLLLTHEAPVNAAPEVRAIIASNPDGYPPDALAISAAQRQRVQRVSNAVKPVLHFHGHMHTYGTAELGDGRRVVSLDRDTRVRNAGVLDLVTLTFEPLRGDHRGQ; translated from the coding sequence ATGCCTGCGGAGCACCGACTCAAGGAGGGGGCGATCTTGAAAAGTGAAGCTCAGTCGTTCGACCTCGCCGACGAGCGTGTGTGGCTCGTCGGAGACCTGCACGGCAACGCACGATGGATTCAGACGCTCTTCCCCGCCATGCGCCGACTTGATCCGACGATCCGCACCATCCTCCAACTAGGCGACTACGGCTTCGATCACGACGGTCGCGGCACACACGCCGTGGACTTCTGGGCAAGGAAAACCGGCATCGAGCGAGTGCTGGTCACGCTCGGCAACCACGAAGCCTGGGACCGCATCGCGCCCGCGCAAGCGAGGGCTCCTGGTCGTGCAATCCGGGTTAGCGAGGTCGTGTGGCTTCTTCCCAGACCGTTCAGAATGACAATCGCAGACCGCAAGGTCCTCTCCCTCGGCGGCGCATCCAGTGTGGACAAAGCCATCCGCACCCCTGGTAAAGACTGGTTCGAAGAGGAACTCATCACTCAAGCGATGGAGACACGAGCGATCCTCGGCGGACGTGCCGATCTCCTGCTCACACACGAGGCACCGGTCAATGCAGCCCCCGAAGTGCGTGCAATCATCGCCAGCAACCCTGACGGATATCCTCCTGATGCCCTGGCGATCTCGGCCGCCCAGCGCCAGCGTGTGCAGCGGGTGAGCAACGCGGTCAAACCCGTCCTCCATTTCCATGGCCACATGCACACGTACGGCACCGCTGAGCTCGGGGACGGGCGACGCGTGGTCAGCCTCGATCGCGACACGCGTGTACGCAACGCCGGCGTTCTCGATCTGGTGACGTTGACCTTCGAGCCGCTTCGAGGAGACCATCGCGGTCAATGA